The DNA region AAAACAATATCCTGGCAGATCTACTTGTTCTCACACAGAAtccttggctgcagggacacattcccattgttcctgcccagggTTCAGGACTCAGAGTTGtctttcccaggagctgctccttcagctgcctcgGGAGGGCCTTTTGGCCTCCAGACCCAGACTCTGGCTCCATTATTAGGACTGCTGGATCCAAACCCTTTATCTCCACAAACGGTGGTGACTGGAGGTGGATCTCCTGTTTTCACAATTGTTCTTAAAATTGCAAAATCAGTAATTGTGCTACCCTGTCATGGGGTTGAACAATCCAATCTTGTTTGTTATTGTTTacagaattactgtaatttctccttGATATTCTGCATCATTTCCTcctgccatgacaggaacaCTTTGCAAGGCCAAGCTCCAAGGGAGCAGTTACCAAATCAAAGTGTCCTAGAGGAATCTGAATTCCTGTTTCAGTACTGATAGCTCacatttgctttgaatttttcCTAAGGAATTCCAATGCAtgaaggcccagccctgcagcctctgggctggccctgccaggggccatcacagccagaacaatttcccaggcagcccaagtctcactgcccatggctggaTTTGCAAACTGGGGGCAGCCgtgcacagccagggggttCCATTTCCCCAGTGGGCCATTGTGAAGGGCATGGAGCACATCTGGGAGATGGGTTCTCCATGGACAAAGgttcccatctcctcatttttCCAACTGCTCTTTTAACAACCCCTTCACCCGTGCAACCAATCCTGCAGCTTGTGCATAATCTGGTACATGAAAAACCCTGCAGGCAAAATCACTGTATTTCTCACAGGAACAGACAAAGCATTCTGCATCACAGTATCAGCAAACCCTGTAAAAATTGCcaatttcctctctttctccctttttcattGTATACAATCTCAAAAAGTTGACCACTGACATGAGGGTCCTTGCCAATCCTGTTCTGTAGGGTATTTAGTGttacatccctgagcagccaaagCTACCAAATTAGTATTGTCAGCACTATTTcacaatattattattttaaatatagatACACATATAGATATACATATAGACAGATagatacacatatatatatataaatatatatataaagacaTATATATTAATGCCTTCTTAttctataaatacatatattgttatttattatattgATATTTCACTTGTACAAATGCATCTGAGCTCAAGATTTAAACCTTCTTCTCTTGCTCCATGTGGGAGCATTCCAACAATAATTGCTCCTTCTGAAGCTGCTGTTTCCTATGTACTCACAACAAATTCATCTTTGTCTGCCCAAACCCACAAGGtccttcccttttccatgtgcaatttttggatgcatttgaagCCATCCAGGGGTGCAGCTTCTTTTACCCGACTGCGCCACTGTTCCCACAGGGCTCTGACCTCAgcccactccagagccagggaactccagggaagggcttcccagctgggaatttctgatggGACTGATTCCTCACATTGACACTgaacaagtgacattttgttgGGATCTGGCCAGACTatgccagttttgttttaccaGTGGCCAAAGTCAGCACCAAAGACACAGACTCCAACTGAAGgaatcagtgtcatttcctgcagttcagagcagcaaaaggagcagctcagcaatgcaccCAACCATCCCCACCAAAGATTGCCTGCCGTGATTAAGaaagatccagcagcatttaccctcagcctttaccatcccccagacccacacagcagctggggaagctgtcacagccaagggctgcagagccactcctgggcactgggaattcctgcaggtgcctccagccccaggtgaggctccaaccccgctgggagagggcccagctctgacagtgctgaatgaacaaactgacagcactgctagtgtggcaacatctgctttcatcctcctcttgggtccctcccaaagcctggctaggctcaaggaggaaccaagggAGCTGACTTTGACCATACAGCCCCAAACAAGGCCAGATGTCAGATTTCATGGCCTTGTCTGGCttctaaatacacaaaggtCAATCCATGTTTCACTAATGAGTGGCTACATCTATCTCAGTGCTAAAAACCATGCACATTTCATTAGGGAGCAGATACAAAGATAACCTTTGCTTGGAAGGTTCATCCAGAGGCCACCTTTGGCTCAGGGCCTGCTGTCCAGgcctcactcagggctggtgtccaggccttggcacttcagggatgtggtttagtgctgggcttggcactgctgggagagcggctgcactgggtgagctcagagggcttttccaatagaaaggattctgtgattccattattctatccactgcattcagctggggatattttagcagcattcctttgctccaaaagttccctcttgcccagctcctgtggcctgaggcttcagctccttcagctcctggtgctgagctgctcatgctgAACGAGATGGCTTGGAGAGAAGAACACAGTCCATGCAATCCCTTCTGGGACACggagaggggaggctgtgcaaacaggagcattgtttgctgtggcctcctctctgcccttcacgCCTTTCACTGCTTTGAACCAGccaagagctttctccaagagtgcaatggagcagctgttcctgctccctggcctggctctctccagtctctgcccttgcctggttctgtccctcttgctgtgtcctctgttcccccagggctcgctggctgctgcccaggactgtggcactggcacagatccagtgctccagagcctcctttctgtgcccttggggctgcctgggcacagcagccttttccatctggaagctccccatggacagggagtgcacagctccgttccctgcacagcctccaggagcccagggctgccatctccagtccctgctgccactgggggctcccaggtgcctcaggctgctgtgacaccgctGCACacgggagggaagaggggcaggggctgtgctcaaagtcagctccatgtgctgctgctgctgctgctgtggggtcatttgtgcagccctgtctgcccagagtcagggatcagatcctgccagtctcttccagccctggctgctcagagtttgggccttggagcctcaggtggccaaaggcagctgctgctggtccctctgtgtgcccgtgttcagcagtgctgctccatcagtctgtgcccagcaacggggaaaagcctcagccctgcagggccaggagctgccgggctctgcctgagcagctcagccagcaggaagggagctgctccacacgGGAACCAGGAGCAAAGGACATTTCTTCTGTAGGACATGTTTTctatttagagggaaaaaaaggaaaaaggaaaaaaaaataggtaaatTGTAAAAGATAAGAATAAAATCCAAGTGTTAGTGAAAACACATAACATGtcagtgaaaaaaacaaaacataaatgcAAAGTTACATTATTTGCATTAAGAGGTAAatgatctttttaaaaagagaactCAGTCATTTACATTGTAAATGTGCTGATGGCATGGATCCATCTTACTGATCTCAGCAGCCTCTTAAAAGATTTTGGgctttgtttccaacactgGTATTTGAAATTGTGGTGGAAGCaagaggaaattgctttgtgcccttccagctccaagcaggactgggaatggaaactCTGTCAAAGCCCAAATCCTTTAGAAGATGACCTTCCTTCTCAGCCTGGGAATGAGCTGCACATTCCCTTTGAAACTGTCAGGGATTTCTtagagtcacaaagtcccacttacggctttttgctctggtttggAAGTGCAGAAGGGCAATTCTCCATCCATTAGCTCCAGACTGCACGGCCTCAGGAGCACGGCCCACTCGCCAGCTTTGGTGCACTcgtggcactgccagaggaggaACAAAGTGCAATTGCACAATTCCAGCCAATCAAGAAGGAAGAATGGGACAGACAAAACACCCTGTGCAGATCCAGGCATTCAGCCGGGActgtggagagtttgggtccttgccaattggatgtgtgtccccagctgcaatctctgggcctgcagcagagtctcactcacctgccaaagcagaaagctcaggcGCTGTGCTCGCAACGGGCTCGTCTGATGCAAAGCTGTCAGAGcaatgtgagggcagagccagcccagctgggcccagggctgagcccagcagagccctggcagagcccagagcagcctcagcacccgcagagcccggctgcaaggagagaaagcagaaaccgcccgtcagctgagggctcctgtgcccttgtgccaaggcctgcggtgcccaggccatgctggctgtgcccagagctgttcccagagctgcccatccctgctgcctttggcacagagcaggagggcagcacatgtgcccagcctgcagccagccacggcacatccagccctcagcagctgcccagagcaggatgctcctgtgctcGCTGCCATCTCCCAAAagctctgatcccaccctgccaagcacacagggaCCCACCTCACACCACCCACGGCTggaagaaaagctgctcccaaaccatggcctcagccttctccaagggCACGGCCCATCCacgccacagctgctcccaagcaCTTCCCCATCCAGACTGGACCACCTGGAACGCTTCCTCTGGAATAACAAAAAACACATTATTGAAAAGAGTTTAGagacagaaagggaaaacaagaaaaatgctAAAAACTCTTATCTCTGTCAGGGCCTTGAGGAAGgcccagcccctgcatgccAAGGAAAAACCCACCCACTGGTGAGGGAAGCCCacactttctctcttcccccctgcactgccccccAAAATCACGGTGACCCCGAAGCAAacaagggcagtggagcagcccagcccttccttgcctgcacagcaaagcagcagtgcACATGTTCTGGAgccccacctctgctcccaccatggggttttgtttgtgttgggctggctgccccagccccagcctgggtcacggtgggtgctgggggctgttggTAGGGCCAGGAGCCCACTCCCATTTCGTacccaccccagcccatcctcccagccctgccaaaagcagctgggcagcGACTGAAGAATGAGCTGCATCTGCCCCAGCAAAGGGGGAGCCTTTGGCTCCCCGTGATGCTGGGCAATGCCCAAATCTGGCAGAATTTCCCTGGGTGGGGACTCATCTGCAAATTCCCTGTGGAGTTTGGCTTTGAAGAAGGTGCCAGAATCAAAGTGCATCACCTTCAGCCTCCCgtggccaggctgaggaagagctTGTCATCCCTGATGTCACCCTcgctgtctccagcagcagcagcagcagcagcagcatccccacccggtacagcttctccaggggctcCTTCCTTGGGGGCAGACcaggctctcagggctctgcccagtGCCCCAGCTGTCAGGGAACCAGGACACGCAAAACCAGCTGGGATGGCGgccaccagtgctgggcagagcagctcagctccagcacaagggctgtgtGTTCCCATCCCATGACCCTGGTGCAGTGACACTGGCAGCACAAAAAGCTCTGGGTTCCTTTGCTTCTGACTGCCAAGGCATATGTGGAGCAGGAACTTACCAGGGCTCTGGATCAAAGTGTGCCTGTGGCTCTCTCCCTTCTTCTATGGCAGAGGAATATCCCACATCCAAGGATGACAGAACAGGTCTTCCAGTGCGGGTCTGTCCAAGGAGTTCATGGATAAACACCACCTGATCAGGTCTTTGCACTctggggagagaaagcagaaactgaTGGTCAGACAGAGAAGGCTCCTGTCTGCTTTGCCTCACTATTCCCatgcccaggccatgctggatgtgctcagagctgggcctaAACTTTCCCATCAATTCCCTGTTTTGGAGGAGAGTAGGACATGTGccacctcctcagcagctgccagagcgGGATGCCCACAACCccgctgctggctcccagcactggcatTCCCCCCGTGCCCAGAGAAGAGGATCCACCTTGAGAGAGCCGTTGTGGCAGCGGGAGCTGGCCCCAGCTGAGGTTCTGGCCCCTCCTGAAAGGGTGCTCCCCGCAGACCATCTGGTGcagcaggatgcccagggaccagatggTAGCTGGCTCGCCGTGGTACCAGCCAAAGTCATTCCATTCTGGGGGGCTGTACGACAGTGTTCCTATGGAATACAGATGGAGTTCAtcagggggatgctgctgctcccagagcctggccccagcatccctgggtgtgCGGGGGCTGCATCAGGGGCACACAGGGTGACCACTGCCCTCTCGCCAGCACCTGGGACTTGTGCACAAAGTTAGGGTTGGAAAAGAagcctctggtgctggaagagggcagccctggctagGCCCGACCATGacatgcaaaggaaaaacccactccatgctggggaaaaaacctgCCCTTATACTCCCTGCCTGCATTGCCCCAAAAATATAATGAAACAAGGCAAACAGGGCGAGTGGAGCAGTCCAAGCCCTTCCTCTCATCTGCACACCAAAGTGGCTGGGGCACAGATTCCAGCCCCCCTCTCTGCTACCCCCACCCACGGGGGTTTTGgtcgggctggctgccccagcacagccccagtcctgggcagagtggctggcaaaggctgccagcagggctggaagatgGCTGCCCACCCAGCCCCGCTCTAAAGCAACTCAGCTGAAGATTCAGTGCCCTGACTGGCAGCAAAAGGGAGAACTCCCGCTGCCACAGCCAGCTTGGGCTGGGAGATGTTGGGCCATGAGATGCCAGCAgcgggagcacagccctgtgtagGCTCACCTGCAAAGTGAGTGTAGACTGTGTCCTGCAGGTAGGTGCCACAGCCAAAGTCAATCAGTTTGGCCTGCCCGGTGTCCAGGTCAACCAGGATGTTCTCTGGCTtgatgtccctgtgcaggaccccacagctggtgcagtgccgcacggcctccagcacctggcgGAACAGCTCCCGCGCCTCCTCCTCAGGCAGGAACCGCCGTGCCCGAATGAAACGCTGCAGGTCCTGACACTGCTCTGGCCGCTCCAGCACCATCACGATGCAGTTGGGGAGCTCGGgccactccagcagctggaccACACCGGGGAAGCCAGTGGacaccttggccagcagcacgaTCTCCAGGGGTGTGCTGGTGCCGTCGGGCTGCGGGAGGAGCACGATGCCGTCAGTGGGGCCGATGCCGTGCCAGGCCTGGGGAAGCCCTCAGCCAGCCCGGGATGCTCTGCGCCCTGCACTGGCCCCACTTCTGCTCTCCCTCGGGGCGTCCTGGCGGCTCCCACCGTGCCAGGCCCCGGCTCATCCCCGgccggcagccccggctgctGGCCCCGCTCACTCACCAGCTCGCCCCAGTGCCGGACGCGGTTCCGTCGCACCCTTTTGATGGCCACCTGcaagccaagggcagcagcGGGGTGAGCTCGCCGCCTGCACTGCGAGCCCCATCCTCCGCCCtccgccctcctcctcctccatcccctcctcctgcgcccgccgccggccccgccgctcacCGGGGCACCGTCCGAGAGCCTCGTGGCCGCGAAGACTCTGCCGAAGCCGCCGCGCCCCAGCAGCGATCCCAGCCGGTACcgctcctgcagggcctcctgcgCCGTCCCTGCAGGCGGGACGTGGCTGTCAGCGCTCGGCCCGGGGCCAGCAACGACCCCAGAGCGCCCCTCacccgccccgggccggccaTGCCCAGGCGTTCGCTCCCGGGAACGCGGCACGGgaggctcggggccggcggccgcgctgccgagCGGCGGAGCTCGGGCCGGGGAAGCCGCagcggaggcggcgggagcggccgcgccgcGTGTGTGCTCCGCGGgccccgggaggagccgggGCCGGAGCTGGGgtcggggccggggccggggccggggccgggccagGCGGAGGCAAAAGGCGGCGATGCCGCCCCCACCCCAGGCACTGATGCCCGCCCAGCAGCGCCACCGCCAGTACAGCCAGAGCCGGGCGGAGGCGAGACCGCGGCGggacggccggggccgggcactgggcagccccgcccggggccgggggcgggccggaggcatggcccagccctgcaggggagagggaggcggggagaggagagggatgCCGGGCAAGGGACCCCGAGAGAAGGGTGCCCGAAAgcgggaaagggagagagagaggaagatagagagaagagaaagaaagagagtaATCAAAATATCTCTTTGCTGCCGCCGCTTCTGCTGCCGCCGCttctgctgccgccgctgctgctgccgccgctgcaaCTGAAGCGCCGGGGCCGTTCGTCCCCGTGTCCATTCCCCGCTCGCCCCACGAGCCCCACGTTCGAGCCCCGCgcgccccggggacagcccctccGTCTGCCCAAACACGGGAACTTTGCAATGCTGAGCCCAgatgcagagccctgactcctgcactCTGGCACAGCGATGCCCTCGCTTGCTGCTGTGCATTGTCCTTGCTGAGCGTCAAACACTGTCGGGCCACCTTCCCTTGGGGTAGGATTCCTacctgagcccagcactgcactgacacctccagtgttgctttcctgtaaaaacaggggaaggaaaactgtgtgtggctcatggtattttagagCATCTAAAAATCACTAAGTCACCAATTTTAGAGGTGACGTGCATCTGGAATTATTGGGATGGAGAAGCAGTGCAACATGGAAAAGGGGACTATAGAAATAAACAGAGGAAAACATCTtggattgtttctttcattttcatttcacttctggaaagctATTAaagttttccaggaatcttctcctGTCCGCTCTTCCCAAGAACCTCTCATGGAGAACAAAGTCAAGCTTCTGTCACAAGATTGccaccagctgcagcttctcttggcTTTCCACACTGcgcagtgtgtgcagcaggacTTTTGCAGCAAAGCAGTGTgagatgcaaagctgtgtttcatgtcaggtacaaacaggcgatgtgtgtatttgtgaatgCAAAATGTGTGGACCCCGacaatgggagagctgtgaattctaataataactgaggaaaataaagcatggaaaaaggcctttgaacttatcttttgtttgcaattaaccctggttgatttaagagcattggaattaaggtgttaaagatgttgctttttgcttgcatttaatcaataaaaagctctgcaataataaccttttgaagtgtaattttagaatattacttttatccttgaaactatagctttggaatatatataaaggaaatatgcttatctcacgccttattgaagcagagaaaaacagcttgagaaaggaagatgaacatcacctcaaggaTTTATGGTTTCGACCGTGGGAAGCtagacatcactgttatgagatttagaGTCTCTGCAGTTATAAGGTGGACACATCTGGGAAGCTGGACTTCACCAGATGGGATtcgtctttcttcttttggaaaCTGGACCGTCACCATCTGAGAATACTCAtttgagatacatcctgagaaattaaaatcacaatagtgtatagaatttTGATGTagtaatttggaataaaaattgctgatgagtaaaggttggaaataaaaattgctgaaaaaaacctgatgagtacccctataaatacctgtaacctTCAATTATCGGTGTGCAGTttgagggaaaacttcccccactgtacacagagctgtattgctcatactttaccatattaaataataaattgattgctgcttgaatattggcctagtgaagcttcttattcataacagTGCTGAGCAACCACATCACAGACTTCCCTCTCCAGCTTATGTGAAAGGGGCTCATGAGTAACACCCCTGAGCATAGGGAAAGCCTGGGAACCCCCTGGCAAAGCCACCGCACCTGCTGTGTCCTGGTCCTTGGGCCCCACAGGGACAAGAGGCGATGACTGACTGGGAGCCAGGTCAACACCACtcccccctgcaccccctgcAGCACCGGCAGAGCCAGAGGAGGCCGCTCCACGACCCAGCAGATGCCATGAAGAGACAGGCTCAGTCATCTCGTCAATCTTAGTTTTGGCTTCTCGCCAGAAACGCTCAGGGTTCCTCA from Melospiza georgiana isolate bMelGeo1 unplaced genomic scaffold, bMelGeo1.pri scaffold_29, whole genome shotgun sequence includes:
- the LOC131096361 gene encoding serine/threonine-protein kinase pim-1-like is translated as MAGERPGWAMPPARPRPRAGLPSARPRPSRRGLASARLWLYWRWRCWAGISAWGGGGIAAFCLRLARPRPRPRPRPQLRPRLLPGPAEHTRGAAAPAASAAASPARAPPLGSAAAGPEPPVPRSRERTPGHGRPGAGEGRSGVVAGPGPSADSHVPPAGTAQEALQERYRLGSLLGRGGFGRVFAATRLSDGAPVAIKRVRRNRVRHWGELPDGTSTPLEIVLLAKVSTGFPGVVQLLEWPELPNCIVMVLERPEQCQDLQRFIRARRFLPEEEARELFRQVLEAVRHCTSCGVLHRDIKPENILVDLDTGQAKLIDFGCGTYLQDTVYTHFAGTLSYSPPEWNDFGWYHGEPATIWSLGILLHQMVCGEHPFRRGQNLSWGQLPLPQRLSQECKDLIRWCLSMNSLDRPALEDLFCHPWMWDIPLP